From the Flavobacteriales bacterium genome, one window contains:
- a CDS encoding sulfite exporter TauE/SafE family protein → MRKSIFPATIFLLLLIWAGYFYTFNLQPDQVFSFGYPMMITMFFGSFIAGATSEGGGAVAFPVMTLLLSIPSADARIFSLGCQSFGMTSASALILSKNYPIVRSCILPVSIFGIVGFILSDLFIVPILSGAVVKLFFVSLWLAFGVALWWMNKTSGQHKSTALSFHRKSATFSLLFVFGFIGGGISALFGNGIDIITFTLLTLVFRIDEKIATPTSVILMTIMTIFGFLWHLLYKADMNAATESYWLAAVPVAMLMAPLGAWVVSKLKTNHVVFILYFTIVAQFITALYVIKPSVSLIVFSLSVIFIGLSIFRVMAYINKYFK, encoded by the coding sequence TATTTTTCCGGCCACCATTTTTCTTCTGCTATTGATTTGGGCAGGATATTTTTACACGTTTAACCTGCAGCCCGACCAGGTATTTTCTTTTGGTTACCCCATGATGATTACCATGTTTTTTGGTTCCTTCATTGCCGGGGCCACCTCGGAAGGGGGAGGGGCTGTTGCTTTTCCTGTAATGACCTTGTTGCTGTCCATTCCATCTGCTGACGCCAGAATATTCTCTTTGGGATGCCAATCGTTTGGCATGACATCGGCCTCTGCTCTTATCCTATCGAAAAATTATCCAATTGTTCGTAGTTGTATTTTACCGGTTTCAATTTTTGGAATAGTAGGCTTTATTCTTTCTGATTTATTTATTGTACCCATTCTTTCAGGAGCAGTGGTAAAACTTTTTTTTGTTTCCCTTTGGCTTGCATTCGGAGTTGCATTATGGTGGATGAATAAAACATCCGGTCAACATAAATCCACCGCGCTTTCATTTCACCGAAAATCGGCAACGTTTAGTTTGTTGTTTGTTTTTGGATTTATCGGTGGTGGAATTTCTGCTTTATTCGGAAACGGGATTGACATTATCACGTTTACGCTATTAACGCTTGTGTTTCGGATTGATGAAAAAATTGCAACGCCTACTTCTGTTATATTAATGACCATCATGACCATTTTCGGTTTTCTTTGGCATCTCTTGTATAAAGCGGACATGAATGCTGCCACGGAAAGTTATTGGCTGGCTGCAGTTCCAGTAGCTATGTTAATGGCTCCGCTTGGTGCATGGGTAGTAAGCAAATTAAAAACCAATCACGTTGTGTTTATTTTATATTTTACCATCGTTGCGCAATTTATAACTGCACTCTACGTGATTAAACCCTCTGTAAGTTTGATTGTATTTTCTCTTTCTGTAATATTTATTGGATTAAGCATTTTCAGAGTGATGGCCTACATCAATAAATATTTTAAATGA
- a CDS encoding prolyl oligopeptidase family serine peptidase, with protein MKKAGLFFVVFLFCFCLKATANKSFYLSNPNSIDCIVRLADHPKGTIILLHGWNFSPTEWCEKSSICDSALKRGYNLILPNLGKSTYHWQTYPETRKDYLKYPTRKWMYDSLFVYLQKSFSVLKAGQNNFVAGISTGGRGAALFALEHPELFKAAVCLSADFDQSLLKGEPINTGFYGPFEKFPDRWKGKDNIYNRASELKVPLLLIHGKKDKMCPYTQSESFYAKISMNNNPLGHQIILSKNDGHSYAFWSAQSEIILNFFDQHLH; from the coding sequence ATGAAGAAAGCCGGGCTGTTTTTTGTGGTATTTCTTTTTTGTTTTTGCTTAAAAGCAACAGCGAATAAATCATTCTACCTCAGTAACCCTAATTCCATAGATTGCATTGTTCGTTTGGCAGATCACCCAAAGGGAACGATTATTTTATTACATGGATGGAATTTCAGTCCAACCGAGTGGTGCGAAAAAAGCAGCATTTGCGATAGTGCATTAAAAAGAGGATACAACCTGATTTTGCCTAACCTTGGTAAATCAACTTACCATTGGCAAACCTATCCGGAAACCAGAAAAGATTATTTAAAATATCCAACCCGAAAATGGATGTACGACAGTTTGTTTGTTTATCTGCAAAAATCGTTTTCGGTGTTAAAAGCGGGACAAAACAATTTTGTTGCCGGAATTTCAACAGGAGGAAGAGGCGCTGCTTTATTTGCGCTTGAACATCCTGAATTATTTAAAGCTGCAGTGTGTTTATCTGCCGATTTTGACCAAAGTCTATTAAAGGGCGAACCGATTAACACCGGGTTTTATGGTCCGTTTGAAAAATTTCCTGATCGTTGGAAAGGAAAAGATAATATTTATAACCGCGCTTCCGAATTAAAGGTTCCTCTCTTGCTTATTCATGGCAAAAAAGATAAAATGTGTCCCTACACCCAATCTGAATCTTTTTATGCTAAAATCTCCATGAACAATAATCCATTGGGACATCAAATCATTTTATCGAAAAACGATGGTCACTCCTACGCATTTTGGTCGGCCCAGAGCGAAATCATTCTTAATTTTTTTGACCAACATCTTCACTGA